The Paramisgurnus dabryanus chromosome 1, PD_genome_1.1, whole genome shotgun sequence genome includes a window with the following:
- the jcada gene encoding junctional cadherin 5-associated protein produces the protein MYSVEDLLISHGYKVPQRNSNNVPVSHSSSPHPATYEKRLPTRSDSRCEIEEKRKGHSAVNGYEGDHVYSGGGIRQTPARGFPSDTENRVRKQRTQDVDNGNLRDGRLPEDSLTTDSGFYESHRGIHSQPRSEQDVSYWRRRGQDFSVLLDYADYRDPRGSSGGVPNKPEGMQRRPESALSTEEHNRVRQRRAESTRAREREMALHQWRIAAERKYQSLGTEEWRPMTSMSRQPSENEVAQEQRRPRTAEGAVPLRTKSKSQSLPRMALQSENLQYFSIPTSGQDSYGSYRLNGHHTREPHGRHLSDAERRERYTDRSGAQSAPPLKPRFSRPLRPPSYEVHQQMRGSAEILTGDIPPRARDRTPLPFSRQEYFVQELGGSGSEPPGYIPPPSYRRQPVVKAGHRTYPISMGNHQYRGDHYMQGSAMTEVQEWFIRQTGLAWPDHYRDGRSMPCRRQGYPGYGEERMGNVQYIPFDDPRVRHISGTGIDGNSLTDADKIRNIRNEIPVNHITEKSTESAFPLKEKPLDHTEPSQSNIRVPSVNENSMQREVLKETERSNTVSDPNCNRDPADHGNTIALHMTSNQSYIETVTQVKKIEPKTVGENKKNSKKRLKETMFCLVSVPINMQANKVVSDPNNNEKVANSIENTAIQPDNQNLSITPVIKDLQLQSSSSLSIKTSKNSPLRKEVVDVRSFNASQDDELFYAGSWPGDQYRNQETQTGSPEVSRNTHSQGAPVQMSNDLPSLHATTNNEDGANCSANYGYPMIGQKDLNPSSNSAFSRTRAGSNSSIKSPTLSQSSPTPPSPDRQLLLRKTAQKDQTADGQEVFGQFLLKPVNRRRWDAIGELESFNKEIQDQTGKCPNVDQNIQELDDALNNILELSSASSEVNNRGEETDPLRLTEETDQASHVVQVTEKHLKRNNLNVMSDSGSRGRIAGHPEYSSRAKINLETQTQEIHEAKGNIYVNFEVLQKEHMNPGMHRQDITVPKECLLKDVGLTVYTAIPDTVTSGSPTYMSPESPMLTSPSDNSEVCETLHITSSDSSGDLSTHSPELAEGTQSLNNNNVFNSEALNENKAGGEAGKSGRSSRIRTIKSLHSRFKANYEDDDDNWYSEYLSWSNEKTLADEHLETLLSQEKANSMQTEDFSNLYQVQSAKGIPENESIEERAARILGIAVPVESLVVDQGDEKEAETTSEVTDGLAFPIQTKEISSNEETKNVSRESEEVPCRSMESHEGGTEQNSCEVELGVDPESRDGLLNAEKHGHKVPSGVLELPEFPPSNLCLSLPLTEHEELTLTVGGGDMKVFDEVTEAPWDHLQAFTNDQASLEHSIYAKEEINRESSVRTVTRITLAKETEEEQGSEDEEELTESVKVDQTLKQMDQFIECAAGENRDITSYMHEEDEAQEEEKVTANDLIQDRSSQPPKSMARPIPQPRSGKVAKREITLPQPFNMDNVVSAIEEDDKLCISDAYDPSRVERV, from the exons ATGTACAGCGTGGAAGACCTTCTCATTTCTCACGGATACAAAGTCCCACAAAGGAACAGCAACAATGTCCCCGTTTCACACTCGTCGTCCCCCCACCCCGCAACCTATGAAAAACGTCTGCCAACACGAAGCGACAGCCGGTGTGAAATCGAAGAGAAGCGGAAAGGACACAGCGCGGTAAACGGCTATGAGGGGGACCATGTTTACAGCGGTGGAGGAATCAGACAGACTCCTGCCAGGGGATTCCCCAGTGACACAGAAAACAGGGTCAGAAAGCAAAGAACGCAAGACGTGGACAACGGTAACCTCCGAGATGGACGTCTGCCTGAAGATAGTCTGACCACAGACAGCGG GTTTTACGAAAGCCACAGAGGAATACATTCCCAGCCTAGATCTGAGCAAGATGTGTCCTACTGGCGAAGAAGAGGTCAGGACTTCAGTGTGCTTCTGGATTATGCCGACTACAGGGACCCACGTGGAAGTTCAGGAGGGGTTCCCAACAAGCCAGAGGGCATGCAGAGGAGACCAGAATCGGCCTTAAGCACAGAGGAGCATAACCGTGTGAGACAGCGCAGGGCAGAAAGCACACGTGCCAGGGAGAGAGAGATGGCCCTGCACCAGTGGAGAATTGCAGCTGAAAGGAAATACCAGAGTTTGGGAACGGAAGAATGGCGTCCAATGACCAGCATGAGTCGTCAGCCATCCGAAAATGAGGTGGCACAGGAGCAACGCAGGCCACGGACAGCAGAAGGAGCTGTTCCACTCAGAACCAAAAGCAAGTCTCAGTCACTGCCCAGAATGGCTCTTCAATCAGAAAACCTACAGTACTTTAGCATACCAACCTCCGGGCAGGATTCATATGGAAGCTATAGGTTAAATGGCCATCATACACGAGAACCTCATGGAAGACATCTTAGTGATGCAGAGAGAAGGGAGAGGTATACAGACCGGTCAGGTGCACAGTCCGCACCACCACTGAAACCCCGATTCAGTCGACCTCTTAGACCTCCATCTTATGAGGTGCACCAGCAGATGCGTGGGAGCGCCGAGATTCTTACAGGGGATATCCCCCCTCGTGCCAGAGACAGGACTCCACTGCCTTTCTCGAGGCAAGAATACTTTGTACAAGAACTTGGAGGCTCTGGCTCAGAGCCCCCTGGTTATATCCCTCCGCCATCCTACAGGAGGCAGCCTGTGGTTAAAGCAGGGCACAGAACTTATCCCATCTCAATGGGTAACCACCAGTACAGAGGTGACCATTATATGCAGGGATCTGCCATGACAGAAGTGCAGGAATGGTTTATCAGGCAGACTGGATTGGCTTGGCCAGATCATTACAGAGATGGAAGAAGTATGCCCTGCAGGAGACAGGGATATCCCGGCTACGGCGAAGAACGGATGGGTAATGTTCAATACATTCCCTTTGATGACCCTCGCGTCAGGCACATTTCAGGAACAGGAATAGATGGCAACTCTTTGACAGACGCAGACAAAATCAGAAACATCAGAAACGAGATTCCAGTCAACCACATAACTGAGAAGAGCACTGAAAGTGCATTTCCACTCAAAGAGAAACCATTGGACCACACTGAACCAAGTCAGAGCAATATAAGGGTCCCTTCTGTTAATGAGAACAGTATGCAAAGGGAAGTCTTGAAAGAGACAGAAAGATCAAACACAGTATCAGATCCAAACTGCAATAGGGATCCAGCTGACCATGGCAATACAATTGCTCTTCATATGACATCAAATCAAAGTTACATTGAGACGGTAACACAAGTAAAGAAAATTGAGCCGAAAACTGTTGGTGAGAATAAGAAAAACTCGAAAAAGAGGCTCAAAGAGACAATGTTTTGCCTGGTTTCTGTCCCTATAAATATGCAAGCAAACAAAGTTGTCTCTGACCCAAATAACAATGAAAAAGTGGCAAACTCTATAGAGAACACAGCAATACAACCTGACAACCAAAACCTTTCAATAACTCCAGTTATCAAAGACTTGCAATTACAATCCAGCAGCTCACTATCTATTAAAACCTCTAAAAATTCCCCATTGAGGAAAGAGGTTGTAGATGTTAGGTCTTTTAATGCAAGCCAAGACGATGAATTGTTTTATGCAGGATCCTGGCCTGGTGATCAGTACAGGAACCAGGAAACTCAGACAGGTTCTCCCGAAGTTTCACGAAACACCCATTCTCAAGGAGCTCCTGTCCAGATGTCAAATGACTTACCCTCCCTTCACGCTACCACAAATAATGAGGATGGAGCTAACTGTAGTGCCAACTACGGATATCCCATGATTGGTCAAAAAGATCTCAACCCTTCCAGCAACAGTGCATTTTCCAGAACTCGTGCTGGCAGCAATTCAAGTATAAAGAGCCCCACTTTATCCCAGTCATCACCAACACCACCGTCGCCAGACCGTCAGCTTTTGCTAAGAAAGACTGCACAGAAAGATCAAACAGCAGATGGCCAAGAAGTTTTTGGACAGTTCCTTTTAAAGCCAGTGAATAGAAGAAGATGGGATGCCATTGGGGAGCTGGAGTCTTTTAATAAAGAGATACAAGATCAGACAGGCAAGTGTCCAAATGTTGACCAAAATATACAGGAGCTGGATGACGCATTAAACAATATCCTGGAACTAAGCAGTGCTAGCTCAGAGGTCAACAATAGAGGAGAGGAAACAGACCCACTTAGGTTAACGGAGGAAACTGACCAGGCGTCACATGTAGTGCAGGTCACAGAGAAGCATTTGAAAAGAAATAACTTAAATGTAATGTCAGATTCAGGAAGTAGAGGCAGAATAGCAGGACACCCAGAATACTCCTCCAGGGCGAAGATAAACTTGGAAACCCAAACCCAAGAAATACACGAGGCCAAAGGCAACATTTATGTAAACTTTGAGGTTCTCCAAAAGGAGCATATGAATCCAGGAATGCATAGGCAGGATATCACAGTGCCGAAAGAGTGCTTGCTTAAGGATGTTGGCTTAACAGTGTACACCGCCATTCCAGACACGGTGACGTCAGGATCACCCACATACATGAGTCCTGAGTCTCCTATGTTAACCAGCCCTTCAGATAATTCGGAGGTCTGTGAGACCTTACATATTACATCATCAGACAGTAGCGGAGATCTAAGCACGCACAGCCCTGAGTTAGCTGAAGGTACTCAAAGCTTGAACAATAACAATGTCTTTAATTCCGAAGCCCTCAATGAGAATAAAGCAGGAGGGGAAGCTGGCAAATCGGGCAGGTCCTCACGTATCCGTACAATCAAGAGTCTCCATTCTAGGTTCAAAGCAAATTACGAAGACGACGATGACAATTGGTATTCAGAGTATCTCAGCTGGAGTAATGAAAAGACGCTGGCAGATGAACACCTTGAGACTCTATTGAGTCAAGAGAAGGCCAACAGCATGCAGACAGAAGACTTTAGTAACCTTTACCAAGTCCAGTCTGCCAAAGGCATTCCTGAAAACGAGTCCATTGAGGAACGTGCTGCCAGGATACTTGGCATTGCCGTACCAGTTGAAAGCCTGGTTGTTGATCAGGGCGATGAAAAAGAGGCAGAAACCACTTCAGAAGTCACAGATGGTTTAGCCTTTCCAATACAAACCAAAGAGATTAGCTCAAATGAGGAGACAAAGAATGTCAGTAGAGAGTCTGAGGAAGTGCCATGCAGGTCTATGGAAAGTCATGAAGGTGGGACAGAACAGAACAGTTGTGAGGTAGAACTTGGAGTAGATCCAGAGTCTAGAGATGGTTTACTTAATGCAGAGAAACACGGCCACAAAGTTCCCTCTGGAGTTCTGGAGTTGCCCGAGTTTCCTCCAAGTAACTTATGTTTGTCGCTTCCACTGACAGAACATGAGGAGTTGACCTTAACTGTTGGTGGAGGAGACATGAAAGTTTTTGATGAGGTTACAGAAGCACCATGGGACCATTTGCAAGCATTTACTAATGATCAAGCATCCCTGGAGCACAGCATCTATGCAAAAGAAGAAATCAACAGGGAGTCATCAGTGAGAACAGTCACCAGGATCACCCTGGCCAAAGAGACTGAGGAAGAACAAGGCTCTGAAGATGAAGAAGAACTAACAGAATCAGTTAAAGTGGACCAAACACTGAAGCAGATGGACCAATTTATTGAGTGTGCAGCAGGAGAAAACAGGGACATTACCAGTTATATGCATGAGGAGGATGAGGCTCAAGAGGAGGAGAAAGTGACAGCAAATGACCTGATACAAGACAGATCAAGTCAGCCACCAAAGTCTATGGCACGTCCAATCCCACAGCCTCGTAGTGGAAAGGTTGCAAAAAGAGAGATTACCCTGCCACAACCATTCAACATGGATAATGTGGTGTCTGCAATAGAGGAGGACGACAAACTATGTATCTCAG ATGCATATGACCCCAGTCGTGTGGAGCGAGTCTGA